Proteins found in one Phocoena sinus isolate mPhoSin1 chromosome 5, mPhoSin1.pri, whole genome shotgun sequence genomic segment:
- the LOC116754519 gene encoding LOW QUALITY PROTEIN: heterogeneous nuclear ribonucleoprotein A1-like (The sequence of the model RefSeq protein was modified relative to this genomic sequence to represent the inferred CDS: substituted 1 base at 1 genomic stop codon), whose translation MSKSESPKESQQLWKLFIRVFSFGTTSESLRSHFEQRGMLIDCVVMRDPNTKCSRGFGFVTYAIVKEVDTTMNARPHKVDGRVVEPKRAVSREDSQRPGAHLTMKKIFAGGIKEDTEEHHLRDYFEHLGKIEVIEITIDQGSGKKRGFAFVTFDDHDSIDKIVIQKYRTVNGHNCEVRKALSKQEMASASSSQRGRSGSGNFGGGHXGDFCGNDNFGCEGDFGAQGGFGGSCDGGGYGGSGDGYNDGGYRGGGPGYSGGNRGYGSDGQGYGNQGSGYGRSRNYDSYNNGGGRGSFGSGSGSNFGGVRSYNDFGNYNNQSSNFGPMKGGNFGSRGSGPYGGGGQYFAKPRNQGGYCSSSSSSNYGSGRRF comes from the coding sequence ATGTCTAAGTCAGAGTCTCCCAAAGAGTCCCAACAGCTGTGGAAGCTCTTCATCAGAGTTTTCAGCTTTGGAACAACCAGTGAGAGTCTGAGGAGCCATTTTGAGCAAAGGGGAATGCTCATAGACTGTGTGGTAATGAGGGATCCAAACACCAAGTGCTCCAGAGGCtttgggtttgtcacatatgccATTGTGAAGGAGGTAGACACAACCATGAATGCAAGGCCACACAAGGTGGATGGAAGAGTTGTGGAACCAAAGAGGGCCGTCTCAAGAGAAGATTCTCAAAGACCTGGTGCCCACTTAACAATGAAAAAGATTTTTGCTGGTGGCATTaaagaagacactgaagaacaTCACCTAAGAGATTATTTTGAACATTTGGGAAAAATTGAAGTGATTGAAATCACGATAGACCAAGGCAGTGGCAAAAAGAGAGGCTTTGCTTTTGTAACTTTTGATGACCATGACTCTATAGACAAGATTGTCATTCAGAAATACCGCACAGTGAATGGCCATAACTGTGAAGTAAGGAAAGCCCTTTCAAAGCAAGAGATGGCTAGTGCTTCATCCAGCCAAAGAGGTCGAAGTGGTTCTGGAAATTTTGGTGGTGGTCACTGAGGTGATTTTTGTGGGAATGACAACTTTGGTTGTGAAGGAGACTTCGGTGCTCAAGGTGGCTTTGGTGGCAGCTGTGATGGAGGTGGAtatggtggcagtggggatggctaTAATGATGGTGGTTATAGAGGAGGTGGCCCTGGTTActctggaggaaacagaggctatGGAAGTGATGGACAGGGTTATGGAAACCAGGGCAGTGGCTATGGAAGGAGCAGAAACTATGACAGCTATAACAAtggaggaggcagaggcagcTTTGGTAGTGGTAGTGGAAGTAATTTTGGAGGTGTCAGAAGCTACAATGATTTTGGCAATTACAACAATCAATCTTCAAATTTTGGACCCAtgaaaggaggaaactttggaAGCAGAGGTTCTGGCCCCTATGGTGGTGGAGGCCAATACTTTGCCAAACCACGAAACCAAGGCGGCTATTGCagttccagcagcagcagcaactatGGGAGTGGCAGAAGGTTTTAA